A single genomic interval of Streptococcus oralis subsp. dentisani harbors:
- a CDS encoding DUF6556 family protein, producing MSNYRRTSKPKTEHIKKGFTVFQKTIATIGSILGLITATITIMNAMDNNKNNKKEPTATQTTVVKEIQKESPQENTSPNKENNTSQEKTQQEETPKSSVKEEKKEEQKTTTQDSSTPAANKETSDNGTQSNTTSTENKNNQ from the coding sequence ATGTCTAACTATCGTAGAACTTCAAAACCAAAAACAGAACACATTAAAAAAGGATTTACTGTCTTTCAAAAAACGATTGCTACCATTGGTAGTATCCTTGGTCTGATCACTGCTACTATCACTATCATGAACGCCATGGATAATAATAAAAACAACAAAAAGGAACCGACGGCAACCCAAACAACTGTCGTCAAAGAAATCCAAAAGGAATCCCCTCAGGAGAACACTAGTCCTAATAAGGAAAATAACACTTCTCAAGAAAAAACACAGCAAGAAGAAACGCCAAAATCTAGCGTCAAGGAAGAGAAAAAAGAAGAGCAGAAAACAACAACTCAGGACTCTTCCACCCCAGCTGCAAATAAAGAAACAAGCGATAACGGAACACAGTCAAATACGACGAGTACCGAAAATAAAAATAACCAATAA
- a CDS encoding DNA translocase FtsK, whose product MANKNTTKTRRRPSKAELERKQAIQRMLISLGIALLLIIAALKLGAAGITLYNLIRLVVGSLAYVAIGALLIYLFLFKWIRKQEGLLSGFLCIFAGLLLIFEAYLVWKFGLEQSVLKGTLAQVMTDLTGIRVTSFAGGGLLGVGLYIPIAFLFSNIGSYFIGVLLILVGALLVSPWSIYDVAAFIGAQFRSFMEKQEQRKQERFIKREEEKARQEAEEAARIQREQEEQDALSLPPVDPETGEILSEVPVYDLPPIPEEEWIEPEIILPQADFEVPDVEEDFEDEEVQVDFSAKEALEYKLPSLQLFAPDKPKDQSKEKKIVRENIKVLEETFASFGIKVTVERAEIGPSVTKYEVKPAVGVRVNRISNLADDLALALAAKDVRIEAPIPGKSLVGIEVPNSEIATVSFRELWEQSQTKPENLLEIPLGKAVNGTARTFDLSKMPHLLVAGSTGSGKSVAVNGIIASILMKARPDQVKFMMVDPKMVELSVYNDIPHLLIPVVTNPRKASKALQKVVDEMENRYELFAKVGVRNIAGYNAKVEEFNSQSEYKQVPLPLIVVIVDELADLMMVASKEVEDAIIRLGQKARAAGIHMILATQRPSVDVISGLIKANVPSRVAFAVSSGTDSRTILDENGAEKLLGRGDMLFKPIDENHPVRLQGSFISDDDVERIVNFIKAQADADYDDSFDPGEVSENDGDFADGEAGGDPLFEEAKALVIETQKASASMIQRRLSVGFNRATRLMEELELAGVIGPAEGTKPRKVLQQ is encoded by the coding sequence ATGGCAAACAAGAATACTACAAAAACAAGACGGAGACCGTCTAAAGCAGAACTCGAAAGAAAACAGGCTATTCAGAGGATGTTGATTTCCTTAGGGATTGCCTTATTGTTGATTATTGCAGCCCTCAAGCTCGGTGCGGCAGGTATCACCCTTTATAATCTCATTCGACTGGTGGTCGGAAGTTTGGCCTATGTGGCCATTGGTGCCCTTCTCATTTATCTTTTTCTTTTTAAATGGATACGCAAGCAAGAGGGGCTTCTGTCAGGATTTCTCTGTATCTTCGCTGGCTTACTCTTAATTTTTGAGGCTTATCTTGTCTGGAAGTTTGGCTTGGAGCAGTCAGTTCTAAAAGGGACCTTGGCTCAAGTTATGACGGACCTGACTGGTATCCGGGTGACTAGCTTTGCTGGTGGAGGCCTGCTAGGTGTCGGACTTTATATCCCCATTGCCTTTCTTTTCTCAAATATCGGCTCCTACTTTATTGGAGTTCTTTTGATTCTAGTTGGGGCTCTCTTGGTCAGTCCTTGGTCTATCTATGATGTTGCAGCCTTTATTGGAGCTCAGTTCAGATCCTTCATGGAAAAACAGGAACAGAGAAAACAGGAACGCTTTATCAAGAGGGAAGAAGAAAAGGCTCGTCAAGAAGCTGAAGAAGCTGCCAGAATTCAGAGAGAACAAGAAGAACAGGATGCACTATCGCTTCCTCCTGTAGATCCTGAAACTGGAGAAATCTTATCAGAAGTACCAGTCTATGATCTCCCCCCAATTCCTGAGGAAGAATGGATTGAACCGGAGATTATCCTTCCTCAAGCTGACTTTGAAGTTCCAGATGTGGAAGAAGACTTTGAGGATGAAGAGGTGCAGGTTGATTTTTCTGCCAAGGAAGCCCTCGAATACAAGCTACCAAGCTTGCAACTCTTTGCGCCAGATAAACCCAAAGATCAGTCCAAGGAAAAGAAGATTGTTCGAGAAAACATCAAAGTCCTAGAAGAAACCTTTGCTAGCTTCGGTATCAAGGTAACGGTTGAACGGGCTGAAATCGGCCCATCAGTAACCAAGTATGAAGTCAAGCCAGCCGTTGGTGTGCGGGTTAACCGCATTTCCAATCTGGCAGACGACTTAGCGCTAGCTCTGGCGGCCAAGGACGTCCGGATTGAGGCTCCAATACCTGGTAAATCCTTAGTCGGCATTGAGGTTCCTAACTCTGAAATTGCGACCGTTTCCTTCCGTGAGCTCTGGGAACAGTCACAGACTAAACCAGAAAATCTCCTCGAAATTCCTCTAGGTAAGGCTGTCAATGGTACTGCTCGCACCTTTGACCTTTCCAAGATGCCCCACCTTCTGGTTGCAGGTTCGACGGGATCAGGGAAGTCAGTCGCAGTTAACGGTATTATTGCCAGCATTCTCATGAAAGCAAGACCAGACCAGGTCAAGTTTATGATGGTGGATCCAAAGATGGTTGAGTTATCGGTTTACAATGACATTCCTCACCTCTTGATTCCGGTTGTGACTAATCCACGCAAGGCCAGCAAGGCTCTCCAAAAGGTCGTGGATGAGATGGAAAACCGTTATGAACTCTTCGCTAAGGTTGGTGTGCGAAATATCGCTGGTTATAATGCTAAGGTCGAGGAATTTAATAGCCAGTCTGAGTACAAACAAGTACCACTGCCTTTGATTGTTGTCATTGTGGACGAGTTGGCTGACCTTATGATGGTGGCCAGCAAGGAAGTGGAAGATGCTATCATCCGTCTCGGACAGAAGGCGCGTGCTGCAGGGATTCACATGATTCTCGCAACGCAACGTCCGTCGGTTGATGTCATCTCTGGTCTTATCAAGGCCAATGTCCCATCTCGAGTAGCATTTGCAGTCTCATCAGGTACAGATTCACGAACCATCTTGGATGAGAACGGAGCTGAAAAACTGCTTGGTCGAGGAGACATGCTCTTTAAACCAATCGATGAAAATCACCCAGTCCGTCTGCAAGGGTCCTTTATCTCGGATGATGATGTTGAACGTATCGTAAACTTCATCAAGGCTCAGGCTGATGCAGATTACGATGACAGCTTTGATCCAGGTGAAGTTTCTGAAAATGATGGTGATTTTGCGGATGGAGAAGCAGGAGGCGACCCACTCTTTGAAGAAGCCAAGGCTCTGGTTATCGAAACCCAGAAAGCCAGTGCATCCATGATTCAGCGTCGTTTGTCGGTTGGATTTAACCGTGCGACCCGCCTTATGGAAGAACTCGAACTGGCAGGTGTCATCGGCCCAGCTGAAGGAACCAAGCCACGAAAAGTATTGCAACAATAA